Proteins from a single region of Haliaeetus albicilla chromosome Z, bHalAlb1.1, whole genome shotgun sequence:
- the LOC138683911 gene encoding uncharacterized protein, producing MLPDRELSVVSRSLRINRKSKVLRRRELWKKIARERENGNKQETMGNTRGRLYAVTFYPQAVDIGVGTFALVPARATVGEDKALPVERPVFRPCRFLKKFYKLKCAKTKIPDETPFVQLDFEQIAAEIHFRREIVERCIHETLLFFAGALRDDKEVEFSFKGIGILAVRRKVVSMTFVDDCLLELDGTGNMPAALLGDSKMMRTVAFAGKNDFSRLSRDEVITLPRLALETPHQPSAPAISLKPRREPAPWGGGARRVSVLDPVFLAQRRVSLARQWAKEGEQAKAKEGERAKAKEAGQARVLPVIREKSQEELKQPRPPAQPRLQLPACVPQPSGTGTGSLRTERAEKRLRLLMASKRREVEADVWRQYHASRAGRNTERGQSPCRHVFEDPYRPPHLLRKAYAEKLKEGLQEKERCQSAARQRASEGPAELHLPGRPWAVKGEKTRLLERRGKAQGLPATPRS from the exons ATGCTGCCTGACCGTGAGTTATCTGTGGTGAGCAGGAGTTTGAGGATTAATCGGAAGAGTAAAGTGCTGCGAAGGAGAGAGCTCTGGAAGAAAATTGCCCGTGAAAGAGAGAACGGGAACAAACAGGAAACAATGGGAAACACGCGGGGCAGGTTGTACGCAGTTACTTTCTACCCTCAG GCGGTGGACATCGGCGTTGGGACATTTGCACTTGTCCCAGCGCGTGCCACGGTGGGAGAGGACAAGGCTTTGCCCGTTGAGAGACCCGTGTTCCGGCCGTGCAGGTTTCTGAAGAAATTCTACAAGCTCAAGTGTGCAAAGACCAAAATTCCTG ACGAGACGCCGTTCGTTCAGCTGGACTTTGAGCAGATTGCTGCCGAGATCCACTTCCGCCGGGAAATCGTGGAGCGGTGCATACACGAGACCCTGCTCTTCTTCGCTGGGGCCCTCCGAGACGACAAGGAGGTGGAGTTCTCCTTCAAGGGCATTGGCATCCTTGCCGTGCGAAGAAAAGTGGTCAGCATGACCTTCGTGGATGACTGCCTGCTGGAGCTGGATGGCACGGGCAACATGCCGGCAGCTCTTCTCGGG GACTCCAAGATGATGCGTACCGTGGCCTTCGCGGGCAAAAACGATTTTAGCCGGCTCAGTCGAGATGAGGTCATCACGCTGCCAAG gctTGCACTTGAGACCCCCCACCAACCGTCGGCCCCTGCGATTTCTCTGAAGCCCAGGAGAGAGCCGGCGCCATGGGGCGGGGGTGCCCGCAGAG TGAGCGTGCTGGACCCGGTGTTCCTGGCTCAGCGGAGGGTTTCTCTAGCCAGGCAGTGGGCGAAGGAAGGCGAGCAGGCGAAAGCCAAGGAAGGCGAGCGGGCGAAAGCCAAGGAAGCTGGCCAGGCCAG AGTCCTGCCAGTAATCCGGGAGAAGTCCCAGGAGGAGCTGAAGCAGCCCAGACCTCCAGCTCAGCCGCGGTTGCAGCTCCCTGCGTGCGTTCCGCAGCCCTCGGGAACG GGAACGGGCTCGCTCCGCACCGAGAGGGCAGAAAAACGGCTCCGGCTGCTGATGGCATCTAAGCGCCGAGAGGTGGAAGCGGACGTGTGGCGCCAATACCATGCCAGCAGAGCGGGGCGGAACACGGAGCGAGGCCAG AGCCCCTGCCGCCACGTCTTTGAGGATCCCTACCGCCCTCCCCACCTCCTGAGAAAGGCCTATGCCGAGAAGCTGaaggaggggctgcaggagaaggagagatGCCAAAGCGCCGCAAGGCAGAGAGCGTCAGAGGGGCCGGCAGAGCTGCACCTCCCGGGGAGACCGTGGGCAGT CAAGGGGGAGAAGACGAGGCTGTTGGAGCGCCGTGGGAAGGCCCAGGGACTGCCAGCCACGCCACGAAGCTGA